The Pelagibacterium halotolerans B2 genome has a segment encoding these proteins:
- a CDS encoding SRPBCC family protein, with amino-acid sequence MTATPNTDKELVLDRLIDAPRDKVYRCWTEPELVKQWFAPKPWSTPKVEIDVRPGGASTVTMADPEGNEYPNPGIYLEVVPNEKLVFTDAFTAGWQPTDKAFFTCELTFADEGGKTRYIARAKHWTVEDKQQHEQMGFHEGWGICADQLEALARTL; translated from the coding sequence ATGACCGCCACCCCGAATACGGACAAGGAACTCGTGCTGGATCGCCTGATCGATGCGCCGCGCGACAAGGTTTACCGGTGCTGGACGGAGCCCGAACTGGTCAAGCAGTGGTTTGCCCCCAAGCCATGGTCCACCCCCAAGGTGGAAATCGACGTCCGCCCGGGCGGCGCGAGCACGGTCACGATGGCCGACCCCGAAGGCAATGAATATCCCAACCCGGGAATTTATCTCGAGGTCGTGCCCAACGAGAAGCTGGTCTTCACCGACGCGTTCACTGCGGGATGGCAACCGACCGACAAGGCGTTTTTCACCTGCGAGCTGACCTTCGCCGATGAAGGGGGCAAGACCCGATACATCGCCCGGGCCAAGCACTGGACGGTCGAAGACAAGCAGCAGCACGAGCAGATGGGCTTCCACGAAGGCTGGGGCATATGTGCCGACCAGCTAGAGGCCCTGGCCAGAACGCTCTGA